Within the Gossypium raimondii isolate GPD5lz chromosome 12, ASM2569854v1, whole genome shotgun sequence genome, the region TATCTCCTTGTTTTCCTGTTGTTTAGAAAAAGTCTTCTTGTCAAGGGAACTCAGTTGCTGATCCTGTTTGTCCGTATACTGTGACTGGGACTTTGAGTCCTCAGAATGAAGTAGGGGCTACTCCTACAAATTCTAACTGTCATAATACTCCGTCTTTGGATGTGTCTTCGGTTCCTCGTGATGGAGTAGGTAGTTCTCATAGTGGTTCAGTGCACTCTGGAAATCAGGGTCCCACACCTGTTGTTACGATTCCGTCTGTTTCTACAGAGCCAGAAATTTCTGTACCTACCACGAATGTTCATCCCATGACCACTCGGTCAAAAGTTGGAGTTTTTAAACCCAAGGTACTTGCTATTGAAGTTGTCGAACCGTCTACGATTGAAGAAGCTCTCACTAGCTCGAAGTGGCAGACTGCGGCTCAAACTGAGTATGATGCCCTGATTCGTAATGGTACATGGGAACTTGTCCCTATGCCATCAGGTCGCAATGTTATTGGTTGCAAGTGGCTGTTTAAAGTCAAGAAAAATCCGGATGGTACAGTTGACCGGTACAAAGCTCGTTTGGTTGCAAAAGGCTGCTCGCAAGTCCCGGGTTGCGATTTTCAAGAAACATTTAGTCCTGTTGTAAAACCTGCTACTATAAGGATTATCTTGTCGATCGCGGTTACTAAAGGATGGTCGCTTCGACAAGTTGATGTCAACAATGCCTTCTTAAATGGTGATGTGGATAGTGAAGTGTTTATGCAGCAACCTCCGGGATATGTTCAGCTTGGGTTTGATGGGAGACCATTGGTTTGTCGCTTAAAGAAGACTTTATATGGTTTGCGTCAGGCTCCACGAGTTTGGTTTGAGAAGTTGAGAACGTTTCTTCTAACAGTTGGGTTTGTTGGTTCGAAGTCAGATGCCTCTCTGTTTGTTCGATTTCACTCAGGGTCTATTCTCTATGTTCTtgtctatgttgatgacatatTTATTACTGGTGATCTGTCGTCGTCTATTGACTAGTTTGTACAACTTTTGAATAATGAGTTCTCGTTGAAAGACATGGCTGAGTTGCATTATTTTTTGGGTGTTGAGGTTACCCGATCCTCTTCTGGGAGTCTTCATCTATGTCAGAAAAAGTACATCCGGGATATGTTGAAATGTAGTGGGTTGGAGAATGCTAAAAGTGTTCATACGCCCATGATTAGCTCGTCACATATTTCTAAGAATATTTCTAAGAATGACGGGGATCCTTTGTCGGATCCAACTGAATATAGGAGCCTGGCTGGTGCGTTACAGTATGTGGTTCTTACCAGACCTGATATTGTATATGCGGTTAATAGGGTTTGTCAGTTCATGCATTGTCCGACCACAGTTCATATGGTTGCTCTTAAGAGGATATTACGGTATTTGTCTGGTACTCTCGATTTTGGCATTATTTTTCGTCGGTCTGATTGTTTGTCTCTGGTTGGGTTTTCGGATGCGAACTGGGGGTTGGACTTCGATGATCGGCGATCTACTACGGGATATTGCATATTTTTTGGATCTAATCCTGTATCTTGGTCATCGAATAAGCAGCAAGTGGTGTCTCGATCTACGGCTGAGGCTGAATACCGTAGTCTTGCTGCTGTCACTAGTGATGTTTTATGGTTGATTTCGTTACTGCAGGAGTTGCGTATTGTGTCTGTTTCTCCGCCTAATATTTGGTGTGATAGTTCCAGTGCAGTTGCAGTTGCTGCCAATCCTGTTCTACACTCCAAATTTAAACATGTGGAGTTAGATTTATTCTTTGTGCGTGAGAGGGTTGCCGATGGTTCTATTTTGGTCGGGGAAGTACCTGCGTCCGATCAAGTTGCCGATGTCTTAACTAAGCCTCTTTCAGTTTCGTGTTTTTCTCGATTCAGAAATTTTCTTCGAGTCTTTTCAGTGGAGAATGTGGATGCATGTTTGAGATAATAGTCAGTTAGAGAGGTAGTTAGAATGAGCTGAGAAGTTAGCTAATCTGTTAAGGAAGGTGGTTATCTGCTTCTATAAATATGTACATTTAACACTGTATTGAGGAGCTTAACATGAATAATTTCAGATTGAAaacacattttatttctttagtttacctaaATTTCTTCACTTTGAAGAAGAGAACAATTGCCAATGAGCCGAAGACCCTTTTTGGttcttttattttccataaaatacatgaaatgggttgagaaagaaagagaatgaTGCCGATGACCCTTTTTGaataactaaaatttactaTGTCCATGCCCTAGAAAACTTTGgagattagtttttttttttttaaagcaacAACAACAAAGGGAAACACCAAACCCAAGTTGAAGCACCTACGCAGGAAAAGAAGGAGGCAAAGACAGGCATGGTTTTGGTCCCTTCAACATCTCAATTCTAGTAAATATGTTAATGTATTcttataaaattccaaaattaaggGCATGAAATGTAATTATCAAAGTATTAATTATACctcataatcataattttttttaattctttagaCCTGTTAGATTCATAgagtataattatattgtaattacCTTGGATATTCATGTCATGTAGGGGTtggttatatataaatttaaatagtatttaatcattttttatttttttatttttttataatgatgttttaaatagatattagttaatttttttaaataattaaaatgtttgattcttttttatctaatttggGCATAAATTGAGAACTAAGTAGTCAAACTCTCTAATTATAGTGTTTAATGAATGGATGTTTGTAAGAGCTTGTTGAACTAAAACCTCCAAAGTAAAAAACGCTAGAATGGACGTCGTCTTTTTTCACAGCCATTTGTGAACGAGATATGTAGAATGACATATCTGACTATACTTGCTCAAAAATTACCCCATTTGTCACATGTTCTCAAACCTAAttatcactaatttacatactaATAAGAACAttacataattatcactaagaatatagtttacaattatattgatacaCTATTAGTATTCATCAATTTTCACAAGGTTAATATTTGCAAATAAGGAGcttaagaaatttaattatttaaatttttaaaatatttactaattaattttcataataaatgttttttacGAATAATAGATGTTTTAATTCCTTCGTaatagtgttttatttcaataattttaccaaataaaactaaattattataaaaaaataaatacttaactaTAAAATGGGTCATGCccttatttgtcattttacacATATCAACTTTCAGctattaattaagttttaccaaacacttttaaataaacGGTTAATAGAATCAGTTGGTCAAACCAGCCACTGCAATCAATAATTAGCTATCAGTTATCAACCAATTGCCAAACATGGtctatataaataatatataaatggcttaaatcttattccaaataaaattatttgtataatattttaaatacattttatatagatttttaaaattaaattagcctttttgaaaaaaaaactaatttattgaAAGaagatttataaatataaatagctttaaataagttttttttacacAGTCATTGAAACATAATTACAAAATgatgtgtttttttaaaaaaaaattaagggtgGAGAGTGTGAGAGAGGCGACACTAGTATTTTCTGGTGTAGAAATACAGTTTAATTAGTGGAGGGTGAGAGAGAGGCAAcaccaatatttatttttgtatttatttatttattttataaattgttgtgttgaTTTAGTTGGGCTTTTGATTTTGTAGAAAGGGTGTGTTTGAAAGAAAGACAtatctatttatgtttttatttaatatttgtttttttgtttttaatttaaatgcaaataacaaaaagggtattagtttaatttttgttgaggaGTTTATTTTGTAGAGAGGGTGTTTTGAAGAAAGGAAACAagtatatttctatttttttaacattaatttttgttgtttatgtaCTTAATACATGGTTTTATTGTGTTGAAATttttgagagtttttttttgctatttacTTAACTACCATAAAGACGATTATTATGTccaaaatgttattttttcaaattttatttgtaattattatgaatttatttgttgGCTTTGCTAtcccaaaatacaaaaaaaaaaaaaccaactcaaatggtaaaataaataaatacaaaaataaatactagTGACACCCCTCTTTCTCCCTCCTTGCCTCTCTCACACACTCCACCCTTAAAagatacttaaaaaaaaaatcatgttgtAATGATGTTTTAATAATTGTGTCACCTTCTCTATGCCCTCTACCCCTTAATATAcataccattttggtaaataatagTATTGGCATTCTATTtggacatttattttttatttttatattatgtaggtaaaaagtaaaaaataaataaatagcacAATCTATGTGtgaaaaacattataaataataagaaaaacaaatactTTGAAGTGTTTACGAAAGattccatttattttcatatatatatttctacttttatatttcaaaattgtttaatattaattataaatcagactagtaaaatagtttaataatttgcGAAACATTTAGccacaatttaaaaatttaagaattaaataatataaaatattattataactttataaaatatacataaataatcTTAATCATAACTATCTAATAAGATCATGCTTAAAAGTgaaaaaagcaattaaaatgCTCAAATTATACCCAATTGAATGAGATTTACTAATTAAGTGGAGGAGATGAAAAGTCAAATGTTTTGGATCATGGGAAAGGAAATCGTTTTCAAATAAGGTGTTGGTATATGGAATAGACATTCCAAAACTGTTCAGTGCATAGAAAACGAATTGCCTGTAACGACACTAAAGCAAATCTCCAATAGAGATAATGACACTTTTGTACACTTACAATTATTGGGGGAAGCCCACGCATTTCTCCATaactttttattcatttatggATTACTTTATTCCGTCTTTCTCCATGGGAACATTGAATCAAACCATTGACGTCATGGCTTATgttttcatcttctttattaGCGACGGAAATTCCTTCCGTATCCATATGCATTGTTCTCATCGATCCAAAACACGTGGCAATATCCTATGTGCTCTATGTCCTTGTCACCAATATAGATCTTGTATTTCCAACTCccctttctttttatatagGTGTGCAAGTTAGCTTTATGCCCAGCGTTTCAGGCGAGTGGCGCGAGCAATTGGACTTCAAGGCCGACAACAAATAATCTCAGAACCTTTAGGTACgttttcgatttttttcttgttttcttttctgaaGATTAGAAAGctttaaactttgttttaatttggacAGTGCGTTTCGCACTTCCTCTTTATTTGCTAAAATATCTCAGTTGAAAAATTCCAGTCTGGGTTTGTTTTCTCAAATCAAGATTGATTAGTTATTCATATCTGCACCAAGGAGTTTAGTTTTTAAGAACATATTCTTTTTAGCCGAAAGAGTCTAAAACACAGAATcgaaacattaattaaaattttcaactattgAGCATATCGCATGGTTAAATATGTTTGGTATGAACATTGCCACTGGACAACGTCTCACTAGTCAATGATAATCTATGTCAATCTCATTGCTTCCATCGGTgggttttttacataaataggttgaaaaaaaaaattactgaaatagggtgtcagaaaaagtatttaccaaaatgggttacttttttcattggagcctattagataggcgccaatgaataaaaaataataaaaaattttttgaataaaatatttttatattttttaataatttttaaaaaatacgggTCAAAATACGCCAACGGTCGGGTCAGTCCGGTGGCGCCTATcgtaggcgccaatgaaggtgcctcatagaggcgccaatgaaggtgccTATAGAGAGGCGCCAttattagacctgtccatgggtcgggccgtgcccaaaaaaatttcggcccaaCTCCTAGGCccggctcgaaatatgggcctaaaattttgtccaggcccagCCCTAGAAAAATCATAtgcccaagcccggcccggcccggcccattttttaaataaacaccaaaaattttaaaaataaaaaaagtattttaaaaataaaaataaaatatatttattgtattcgGCCGAACCTCCTATATTTCAGGCGGGCCATCGGCCGAAGCCACCCAGCCATGGATGAAGTCTATGGCGCCAAGGCCTcataaatttaggattatgttataaattttgtgtttgtaattatttaaaatttaatttattagtaataaattactaaattactaataagttactaataaatttataacataatcttaaattactaacaaattaattataaaataattacaatattcatacaaaaattataatattacaatatataccgacattcaatattcatacaaaattataatattacaatattcatacaaaattacaaaattacaatattcatataaaattgcaatatttttgttattaattattaattataaattatctatatttagtatgaatattgtaattttttgtataaatattgtaatattataattttgtatgaatattgtaattttttgtatgaatattgtaatattataattttgtatgaatattgtaatatcggtatatattgtaatattgtaattttttgtatgaatattgtaattattttataattaatttgttagtaaattaggattatgttataaatttattagtaacttattagtaatttagtaatttattactaataaattaaattttaaataattacaaacacaaaaatttataacataatcctaaatttatgaggccttcattggcgcctagacctgtccatgggccggtccgggcccaaaaaaattttcggcccgactcctaggcccgggcccgacctaaaatatgggcctaaaattttgtctaggcccggcccgggcaaaaatcataggcccaagcccggcccggcccattggCGTCTCTCAGAatggcaccaccattggcgcctcccagATAGGCGCCAATACTATGTATTATACGGGTTCTATACTAACccgaaaaagtataaaattatattttattcaaaaaaaaatttttattattattttattcattggcgcctatctaataggctccaatgaaaaaagtaacccattttggtaaatactttttctgacaccctatttcagtaaatttttttttccaacctatttatgtaaaaaacccTCCATCGATGCTTATCTAGAAGGTTATTATGCTCTTTTAAGAAACTAATCATGACATCACATGTTATATCAacattttcttctcctctcattattacaatttacaaggaaatCACGTTTCACTAGCGAAGTTTTGACGTTTTCAAAGTTGTGCTTCCCAGTTGCACCATAATAGAAGCTACTCATACTGGTTACTATATATTCAATCATCTTTGAATTGTCCATATATaatcttattattttgttgataaTTTAGTCCCACCCCCATAAAACGAGCTGTTTTATTATTCTATATTCTTTGAAGTTCTCATCCATGAAATATACAGTTAGCTTTGAAGAGATTATATGGTTTGACTCCAGTTGTCAAAATGACAGGGAAATGGCAAGTTACAATCAAGGATGTTTAATCTTGGTTGGGATTTTGGTGACACTGAGTTTACCATATTCACATGCCTTTTggagaaatgaaaataagatacaaaCTGCTGTTTTTCTATCACCTAAGTTCGTGCTCGGACCAGGATCTGTGGAAAATAGGTTCTATTACAACGTCGACTTTCCGAAAGGTCATATTGCGGTGAAAAGTTTTGATGCAGAAGTAATTGACGAGGCCGGGAATCCTATTCCACTGCACGAGACGTATTTGCATCATTGGGTTGTTGTTAGATACTATGTACGTAAAGGTGTGGAAATATCAGAGTTTGATGACCCTAGAAAGTTTAACGAGTCGGACTATATTTCTGGGAGAAACAGTGGGATATGTCAGAATCTTGGTCAGTTCTTTGGCCTTGGGTCTGAGACACGGAAAACTTCAACTCATGTTCCCAATCCATATGGAATAGAAGCCGGTAATCCTGCTGAGATTCCTTCAGGATTTGAGGAGCAATGGATGCTTAATGTTCATGCAATTGATACAAGGGGTGCTGAAGACAAGTTAGGATGTACGGAATGTCGTTGTGATCTGTATAATATTACAGTCGATGAATATGGAAGACCTTTGAGACCTGACTATAAAGGAGGCTTGTTATGTTGTTACGATCATACACAATGCAAGGTAAAACATGGGTTCGAGGCTGTTAGAAGAGCCCTTTACCTTAGATACACTGTGACGTGGGTTGATATGGATACGTCCGTCTTGcctgttaaaatttatatatttgatattacCGATAGTTGGAAGAGGAGCCGCAGTTCAACTGGGATTATAGCAGAGCACGAGTGCAAGGTATATGAACTATTTATGTGCTGTAAGAGGCAaagtcaataattttattttggaagaatgacataaaattataaaaatttgaaggattaaaaatgaaaaaatttcgtTTATTCAAAAGCTAAAAAGTTGAATGATTTGTGTTTTGAAAGGGGATAAagggaaaatttttcatttaactGCCTTCTCTTCTCCCGGCTTCGCCATTGTGCTGAAACACTATCGTTTTTTGTCAAATAGAATATTTTGTGAAATGTCATAATTTAATATCTTGGATGCAGGTTGAATATGATATTGGATCTTGCGATGCCACCGGAATGGGCGATGATGGATGCATCGACACCAGAAGGATAAGCCTTGACATGCCATTTGGTGGTTATCTCATATATGGTGTTGCACACCAACATTCAGGTGGCACTGGTTCCGCTCTCTATAGAGAGGTATTGAAATGCCGTACGTCTACTTTACACTTTTATAGATCGTTTTAAgggtatttatgttttttaaatattttgagatttaaactcaaaatattttaatctttattatctcaattttatcatttcaatcaatgacatatttattttttatgtcactttttatgttaatttttataaatttgttatgtAAATTTTTTCATCCATATCTGGATGTATtataatttagtatatatacACACGCATATTCATGCATGCTTTAGTATATATACACACGCATATTCATGCATGCTATCTGATGACGATTATGAGCTGTGTTGAACTTCAGGATGGCCAACTTATGTGTTCTTCATTACCGACTTATGGGGAAGGAGAAGAACCTGGAAACGAAGCTGGTTACATTGTAGGAATGACCACCTGCTATCCTAAACCCGGAACTGTGGAGATATCTAAAGGGGAGACTTTGATTTTGGAGTCCAATTACAGTAGAATCAGGCATCATACTGGTGTCATGGGGCTGTTCTACATTTTGGTTGCAGACGAGTTGCCCAAGCCAATGCACGCCTTGCACACTGTTGTTCAAGTAAGTTTCCGACTCtcaaatagtaaaattgatGAAGAAAATTCATTAACCCAACCAGATGGTAACTCATTATTCACAAATATGTTCTTTTACTAATGTTAACTTCGATTAAACCAATGATGTTTTAATATCATCTGATGCAGACACAGGACAGTATTATGGTGGTAACAATCCTCTGGGCTGCGGTAGCTTTGATCGGTGTGGTAGCTGTTATCGCTGTTGCGGTTCATTATCGACTTAAACGCGAGGGAGAAGATGGCTATGAAGCAATTGGGATGTGAATGTGCTGTTATGAGCTCTACACTGTATTGCATCTTAGAGTTCCAGcaattttgttgtcaaaataGTGATatgtataacatatatatattagtaactTTTGAACGTTACGTTCATATGGAAGACGCCATTTTTGTAGATACTTTTGAAAGATATAGATCATGGTTAAGGTGTTTCAGTGGTCCAAAATACGATCTGGCAATGGCTCATCTCTTTCTTTGGTGTGGAATGAGCCCTTTGCTGCCTTATTATCAGCCATGGATTTCTCTAGGAATATTATATGAATAAGATGGTTGAAAGAAAGTctaaattagttatttaaaattatactaattttaatttcattaaataaattttcagtCTTTGAT harbors:
- the LOC105764846 gene encoding uncharacterized protein LOC105764846 isoform X2, giving the protein MASYNQGCLILVGILVTLSLPYSHAFWRNENKIQTAVFLSPKFVLGPGSVENRFYYNVDFPKGHIAVKSFDAEVIDEAGNPIPLHETYLHHWVVVRYYVRKGVEISEFDDPRKFNESDYISGRNSGICQNLGQFFGLGSETRKTSTHVPNPYGIEAGNPAEIPSGFEEQWMLNVHAIDTRGAEDKLGCTECRCDLYNITVDEYGRPLRPDYKGGLLCCYDHTQCKVKHGFEAVRRALYLRYTVTWVDMDTSVLPVKIYIFDITDSWKRSRSSTGIIAEHECKVEYDIGSCDATGMGDDGCIDTRRISLDMPFGGYLIYGVAHQHSGGTGSALYREVLKCRWPTYVFFITDLWGRRRTWKRSWLHCRNDHLLS
- the LOC105764846 gene encoding uncharacterized protein LOC105764846 isoform X1 encodes the protein MASYNQGCLILVGILVTLSLPYSHAFWRNENKIQTAVFLSPKFVLGPGSVENRFYYNVDFPKGHIAVKSFDAEVIDEAGNPIPLHETYLHHWVVVRYYVRKGVEISEFDDPRKFNESDYISGRNSGICQNLGQFFGLGSETRKTSTHVPNPYGIEAGNPAEIPSGFEEQWMLNVHAIDTRGAEDKLGCTECRCDLYNITVDEYGRPLRPDYKGGLLCCYDHTQCKVKHGFEAVRRALYLRYTVTWVDMDTSVLPVKIYIFDITDSWKRSRSSTGIIAEHECKVEYDIGSCDATGMGDDGCIDTRRISLDMPFGGYLIYGVAHQHSGGTGSALYREDGQLMCSSLPTYGEGEEPGNEAGYIVGMTTCYPKPGTVEISKGETLILESNYSRIRHHTGVMGLFYILVADELPKPMHALHTVVQTQDSIMVVTILWAAVALIGVVAVIAVAVHYRLKREGEDGYEAIGM